From Argopecten irradians isolate NY chromosome 12, Ai_NY, whole genome shotgun sequence, one genomic window encodes:
- the LOC138336475 gene encoding ras-related protein Rab-11A-like: MRSIQVDGKTIKAQIWDSAGQERYQSITNAYYRGAVGALLVYDIAKQLTFENLERWLKELRDHVDNNIVIMLVGNKSDLRHLRAVPTDKAKAFAEKNGMSFIETSAHGFILMW; the protein is encoded by the exons ATGAG GAGTATACAAGTGGATGGGAAAACTATCAAGGCACAGATCTGGGACTCTGCTGGTCAGGAGAGATATCAATCTATTACTAATGC ATACTACCGTGGAGCCGTCGGGGCGTTATTAGTTTATGATATAGCTAAACAATTGACATTTGAGAATTTGGAACGATGGTTGAAAGAACTTCGGGACCATGTTGATAACAACATTGTCATCATGTTGGTAGGCAACAAAAGTGACTTGCGCCATCTACGAGCTGTACCTACTGACAAAGCTAAGGCCTTCGCAG AAAAGAATGGTATGTCTTTCATAGAAACATCAGCCCATGGATTCATACTAATGTGGTAA